A stretch of Paenibacillus mucilaginosus 3016 DNA encodes these proteins:
- a CDS encoding WD40/YVTN/BNR-like repeat-containing protein, producing MKKAISFILAVLLFVGMGFSYGGSISSAYTTNTYTWNNVKIGGGGFVTGVVYNPVENGLLFARTDVGGAYRFDSSTKTWIPLTDFIGRTDRDDMGVLSIAVDPTNANKVYMMTGLYTSQWAANGNFYASTNKGATWTKTALPFKVGGNDIGRNTGERLQVDRNLTNVLYMGSTTDGLYKSTNSGANWSKVTSFPAANINFVILDTSSSMPGTATSRIIVGANGTSNTMYISNNGGSTWSTISGQPSGYCPIRADIASSTLYVTFSAFSRTEDMPGPSSASSGVIYKYSISTGTWTNITQARQPCCVAARG from the coding sequence ATGAAAAAAGCAATTTCGTTTATACTTGCAGTATTATTATTTGTTGGAATGGGCTTCAGTTATGGCGGAAGCATTAGCTCAGCGTATACCACCAATACCTACACATGGAACAATGTAAAAATCGGCGGCGGAGGCTTTGTTACCGGGGTGGTATACAATCCTGTAGAAAACGGCTTGTTGTTCGCACGTACTGATGTAGGAGGAGCTTACCGTTTTGATTCCTCTACAAAAACGTGGATACCATTAACGGATTTCATTGGAAGAACAGACCGGGATGATATGGGAGTTCTAAGCATTGCAGTGGATCCTACGAATGCAAACAAGGTTTATATGATGACAGGACTGTATACCTCTCAATGGGCAGCAAATGGCAACTTCTATGCATCAACAAATAAAGGTGCAACATGGACCAAAACTGCTTTACCGTTTAAAGTTGGCGGAAATGATATTGGAAGGAACACGGGGGAACGTCTTCAGGTTGACCGCAATCTTACAAATGTTTTATATATGGGCAGCACAACGGATGGCTTGTATAAAAGTACAAATAGCGGAGCCAATTGGAGCAAGGTTACTTCCTTTCCGGCTGCAAATATAAACTTTGTCATTCTTGATACATCGAGCTCAATGCCGGGCACAGCTACAAGCAGGATTATTGTAGGTGCAAACGGTACTTCAAACACGATGTATATAAGTAATAATGGAGGAAGCACCTGGAGTACAATATCCGGACAGCCTTCAGGGTATTGTCCGATACGTGCAGACATAGCTTCAAGTACATTATATGTCACTTTTTCAGCCTTTTCCAGAACAGAGGATATGCCCGGACCAAGCAGTGCGTCCAGTGGTGTTATCTATAAAT